Proteins encoded within one genomic window of Thioploca ingrica:
- a CDS encoding protease has product MPTVLVPLAQGCEELEAVTIIDLLRRAKITVVTAGLDENPVKASRGVVLIPDTTLDKAIQQDFDMIVLPGGLPGADNLNNDPRIHPLLKKMHQQGKYTAAICAAPKVLAHAGLLANKSATSYPGVLEHMNIPQLQFIAAPVIKDGSVITSRGPGTAIDFALELIATLVGSEIRDQVESALVR; this is encoded by the coding sequence ATGCCGACTGTTCTGGTCCCACTGGCACAAGGTTGTGAGGAATTGGAAGCGGTCACCATTATTGATTTATTACGTCGTGCTAAGATTACCGTTGTTACCGCCGGATTAGATGAAAACCCGGTGAAAGCCAGTCGTGGTGTGGTATTGATTCCTGACACGACCTTGGACAAAGCCATACAACAAGATTTCGATATGATAGTGCTTCCGGGTGGCTTACCAGGCGCTGATAATCTCAATAATGATCCGCGTATTCACCCCTTACTAAAAAAAATGCATCAACAAGGTAAATATACTGCAGCTATCTGTGCTGCTCCCAAAGTATTAGCTCATGCCGGACTGTTAGCGAATAAATCCGCTACGAGTTATCCAGGTGTATTAGAACACATGAATATTCCACAACTCCAATTCATAGCAGCACCGGTGATTAAAGATGGCTCGGTTATTACTTCAAGAGGTCCAGGGACGGCAATCGATTTTGCGCTAGAATTAATTGCAACTTTAGTCGGAAGTGAAATCCGTGACCAAGTAGAATCGGCTTTGGTGAGATGA
- a CDS encoding citrate synthase yields MSKETVTIIDNRTGKSVECPIIQGTLGPAVIDCQALAKEFGMFTFDPAFMTTASCESTITFIDGEKGILLYRGYPIEQLAEKSSYLEVCYLLLYGELPTREQMESFQAIVCHHTMLNEGLLRFYNGFRHDAHPMSMLVGVVGALSSYYHDSMDIKSPEHRNVSALRLIAKMPTIAANSYKHIIGQPYVYPRNDLGYVENFMNMMFSVPAEPYSFNETAVRALEILLILHADHEQNASTSTVRLAGSSQANPFSCIAGGIATLWGPAHGGANEAVIRMLYEIDKFKNVHEYIKQVKDRSIRLMGFGHRVYKNYDPRAKIIREICHKLLSELNAEHQPLFETAMELERIALEDQYFIERQLYPNVDFYSGMILRALNIPLNMFTVIFAVARTVGWVSQWLEMMNEPNVRIGRPRQLYIGATQRDYLPVEKRVS; encoded by the coding sequence ATGAGTAAGGAAACGGTTACCATCATCGATAACCGCACGGGAAAGTCGGTCGAATGCCCGATTATACAAGGAACGCTTGGACCGGCAGTCATTGATTGCCAAGCGCTAGCCAAAGAATTTGGTATGTTCACTTTTGATCCGGCTTTTATGACGACAGCCAGTTGCGAAAGTACCATTACTTTTATTGATGGTGAAAAAGGCATTTTATTATACCGTGGTTACCCAATTGAACAACTCGCTGAAAAAAGTAGCTATTTAGAAGTATGCTATTTGCTACTCTATGGCGAATTACCCACCCGTGAACAAATGGAATCCTTCCAGGCGATTGTTTGCCATCATACGATGCTCAATGAGGGATTGTTGCGGTTTTATAATGGATTTAGACATGATGCCCATCCCATGTCAATGTTAGTCGGGGTCGTGGGAGCATTATCAAGCTATTATCATGATTCAATGGATATCAAAAGCCCTGAACATCGGAATGTCTCCGCGTTGCGCTTGATAGCCAAAATGCCGACCATTGCCGCTAATAGTTATAAACATATAATCGGTCAACCCTATGTTTATCCACGGAATGATTTAGGGTATGTCGAGAATTTTATGAATATGATGTTTTCGGTGCCGGCAGAACCCTATTCATTCAATGAAACCGCTGTCAGAGCCTTAGAAATCCTATTAATCTTGCACGCTGACCATGAACAAAATGCCAGTACTTCCACCGTACGTTTAGCGGGCAGTTCACAAGCGAATCCATTTTCTTGTATTGCCGGGGGGATTGCCACGCTCTGGGGTCCGGCGCATGGTGGAGCCAATGAAGCCGTGATACGGATGTTGTATGAAATTGATAAATTCAAAAACGTTCATGAATACATTAAACAGGTGAAAGATCGTTCGATCCGATTGATGGGGTTTGGGCATCGAGTTTATAAAAACTACGATCCCCGCGCCAAGATTATTCGAGAAATTTGCCATAAATTGTTAAGCGAATTGAACGCCGAGCATCAGCCCTTATTTGAAACCGCAATGGAATTAGAACGGATTGCCTTGGAAGATCAATATTTCATTGAGCGGCAACTTTATCCCAATGTTGATTTTTACTCTGGAATGATTCTCAGAGCGTTGAATATTCCCTTAAATATGTTTACGGTCATTTTTGCGGTAGCACGCACGGTGGGTTGGGTTTCTCAATGGCTAGAAATGATGAACGAACCGAATGTGAGAATTGGTCGACCACGCCAATTATATATTGGAGCGACACAACGTGATTATCTACCAGTAGAAAAACGTGTTAGTTAA